Below is a genomic region from Deinococcus koreensis.
AGTCCGCTGCGTTCCAGGATCGGGCGGGAATATTCGGTGCAGTCGCTGTGCAGATAGCGGACGCCCCGGTTCAGGGCCGACCGGGCGCGGGCCGCCGTGAGCGCGCGGTAGATGCCCTTTCCGCGCCACTCGGGCAGGGTGCCTCCACCCCACAGGCCCGCGAAGTCGCTGCCTGGAACGACTCCAAGCTGCCCTATGCAGACGATCTCACCGGCCGCCTCGGCCACCCAGAGTTCGAAGAGGTCTGGACTCCTCTCGATCTGCCGCAGATAACCGCCCACCCCGAAGCCGTAGCCAAACGCCTTCTCCTGCGCGGCGGCGGCCCGCACCACGTCCGGGAGGGGGTCGGGCTGGTCGTCGATGCGGCGTAGGGTCACGCCCTGGGGGAGCGGCACGGGCTGGGCCAGCAGAGCCGCCTCGCCCACCATCACCGTTTCCACGGCCTGCGCCTGGAACCCGTGAGTGCTCAGGCGCTGCGGAAGGTCGGCGGGCGCGTCGTGGCCACGGGTCTTCCATTCGAAGGTCTGGATGTCCGGGTCGGCGGCGTAGTGGGCCACGGTATCCGCGATCAGGGCGTCCAGGGCTGGCCCGGTCAAGCCGTCCAGCGAGCGGTAAGACACGAAACCCCGCCCGCCCTCCTTGCCGCGCCAGAGCGGCCCGGCCCGGTCGAAGCTCGTCATGGATACCATCTCGGCCCCCTCGCGGAGCTGGGCGTCGTAGGCGTCCAGCAGACGCTTCAGGTCGCTGTCTGGCGCAGGGTCGGGCATGGGGCCAGCTTAACGCCCCGACCAGAAGTTCGAGATTCTGATAGCGATTTTCCATTATCAATAGCGGCGCGGTATCCTGCCGGGATGCTGGGCGTCGAGCACCTGACCGTCACCTATGGCCCCCAGGTCGCCCTGGAGGACGCCACCGTGCGCTTCGAGGCCGGACAGTTCAGCGCCATCATCGGCCCGAACGGCGCGGGCAAGAGCACGCTGCTCAGGACTCTGGTGGGTCTGCTGCCCGATCACGCCGGCGCCGTGCAGTTCGACCCCGGCCATACCGCGCAGGGGTGCATCTCCTACGTGCCGCAGCAGCAGACGCTCGACTGGGCCTTCCCCGTGACCGTCTGGGACGTGGCGATGATGGGCCGCACCGGGCGGCTGGGCTGGCTGCGCTGGCCGGGCCGCAAAGACCGCGAACTCGTGCAGGCGGCGCTGAGGGAGACCGGCGTGTACGACCTCAGACACCGCCACATCGGGGCGCTCTCGGGGGGGCAGCGCCAGCGCGTGCTGCTGGCCCGGATGCTGGCCCGCAGGGGCCACCTGCTGCTGCTCGACGAGCCCCTGACCGGCGTGGACGCCGCCACCCAGGAAAGCCTGATGGCCCTGCTGCGCGCCGAGGCGAACCGGGGCCGCGCCGTCGTGATGGTCACCCACGATCTGGAGCAGGCCCGGCGCTGGTGCGACCAGCTCGTGCTCATCAACCGCCGGATCATCGCCGCCGGCACGCCGGAGCAGGTCTACACGCCGCAGAACATCGAGGCGACCTTTTCCTCCAGCCACCTCGGCCACACGCACGCGGAGGCATGAGGAGAGTGATGAGCGGGGAGGCAGGAGTGATGAGGGAGGCCGTGTCTCCTGCTCCTCCTCATTCCTCATCTCTCGTCACTCATCACTCCACCCCATCCCCAAGGCGCACCTGTGAACCTGCTCACTGACCCCCTCCAGTACGACTTCTTCGTGCGGGCGCTGCTGGCGGTCGTGCTGGTCAGCGTGCTGTGTGCGCTGATCGGGGCGTGGGTGGTGCTGCGCGGGCTGAGCTACATCGGGGACGCCATGAGCCACGCGGTCTTTCCGGGGATCGTGGCGGCCTTCCTGCTGCGCGGCAACCTGCTGCTGGGGGCGCTGCTGGCGGCGGTGCTCACGGCGCTGGGGATCGGGGCCATCGGGGGGCGGGGCGGGCTCAAGCAGGACAGCGCGATCGGCATCGTGTTCGTGGGGATGTTCTCGCTGGGCGTGGTCATGCTCTCGCGGGCGCCCACCTTCACCACCGACCTCAGCGCCTTCCTGATCGGCAACCCGCTGGGGGTCACGGACGGCGACCTGTGGGGCGCGCTGGGCGTGACCGTGGTGGTGGGCGGTCTGCTGAGCGCGCTCCAGAAGGAGCTGCTGCTGGCATCCTTCGACCCCACCGAGGCCCGCGCCGTGGGCCTGCCGGTGGGCCGCCTGAACAACCTGCTGCTGGTGCTGATCGGGCTGGTCGTGGTGCTGACCGTGCAGCTGGTCGGTACGACCCTGAGCGTGAGCCTGCTGATCACCTCCAGCGCCGCTGCCCGCCTGCTGGCCCGCTCGCTGAGGAAGATGATCGCGCTGGCGGCGGCACTGGGCACCGTGGGCGGCGTGACCGGCCTGTACCTGAGCTATTACCTCGATACGGCTCCGGGGGCGACCATCGTGCTGGTGAACACCGCCATCTTCCTGCTCGCACTGATCTTCAGACGGCGTGAGTAGGCCTGGTCAGAGGTCATCGAGCTGCGTCAGGACGCACTCCACCCCGGCCTCGACCGGCTGGGCCACATCCACCTCGATGGCGCCTACAGGCGGCTCCAGGGCCGCGAACTGGGTGGCGAGCAGCGAGGGGGGCATGAAGTGGTCGCGCGCCTTCATGCGGGCCTCGATCAGTTCGCGGGGGCCGTGCGCGAACACGATCCGGACGCCGGGCAGGTCGCCGATCAGGGTGCGGCGATAGC
It encodes:
- a CDS encoding GNAT family N-acetyltransferase — its product is MPDPAPDSDLKRLLDAYDAQLREGAEMVSMTSFDRAGPLWRGKEGGRGFVSYRSLDGLTGPALDALIADTVAHYAADPDIQTFEWKTRGHDAPADLPQRLSTHGFQAQAVETVMVGEAALLAQPVPLPQGVTLRRIDDQPDPLPDVVRAAAAQEKAFGYGFGVGGYLRQIERSPDLFELWVAEAAGEIVCIGQLGVVPGSDFAGLWGGGTLPEWRGKGIYRALTAARARSALNRGVRYLHSDCTEYSRPILERSGLRRVTTTTPYVWTR
- a CDS encoding metal ABC transporter ATP-binding protein, whose translation is MLGVEHLTVTYGPQVALEDATVRFEAGQFSAIIGPNGAGKSTLLRTLVGLLPDHAGAVQFDPGHTAQGCISYVPQQQTLDWAFPVTVWDVAMMGRTGRLGWLRWPGRKDRELVQAALRETGVYDLRHRHIGALSGGQRQRVLLARMLARRGHLLLLDEPLTGVDAATQESLMALLRAEANRGRAVVMVTHDLEQARRWCDQLVLINRRIIAAGTPEQVYTPQNIEATFSSSHLGHTHAEA
- a CDS encoding metal ABC transporter permease; its protein translation is MNLLTDPLQYDFFVRALLAVVLVSVLCALIGAWVVLRGLSYIGDAMSHAVFPGIVAAFLLRGNLLLGALLAAVLTALGIGAIGGRGGLKQDSAIGIVFVGMFSLGVVMLSRAPTFTTDLSAFLIGNPLGVTDGDLWGALGVTVVVGGLLSALQKELLLASFDPTEARAVGLPVGRLNNLLLVLIGLVVVLTVQLVGTTLSVSLLITSSAAARLLARSLRKMIALAAALGTVGGVTGLYLSYYLDTAPGATIVLVNTAIFLLALIFRRRE